The segment GGAAAAGAAATGACTGAAAGTGAATATGACGATTTAGGCGATGATAATAAAAAGGATATTTTAAACAAAATATCTGACTTGAAAACTATGTCAAAGAAAATTTTAGAGGAATTAAAAGTTGAGGAAGAAACAGAGTCCGAGAAAATTAAAGGTATATTAAAAGATTATTATGAAGAAAAAGTTTTGGGTATGAAGAACAAGTATAGAATTCTACTAGAAAATAATTTAGAAGCTATTAATTTTTTAAATGACGTGTGTGAAGGTATTGAAAAAGACATTATAGATAATTACACTATGAATTACGATGATGATGAAAATAATATCAATACTATAATTGATAGTTACAAGGTAAATGTTTTGGTAGATAATACTTCGAATAACTCACCTGTTTGCATTTTTGAAGAAGATCCTAGTGTTTACAATCTTATAGGAAGCATTGAGTATGAAAATAGAAATGGAGTTTATTCTACTGATGTAAATTTAATAAGAAGTGGAGCATTATTAAGGGCAAATGAAGGATGCCTAATATTAAGGGTTAGTAGTCTTCTTACAAATGCATCTTCATATTATTATTTAAAAAAGACTTTATTGACAGGAAAAATAGATTTTAATTATAATAGAGGATATTTAGAATTGTTATCTTTAAGCGGACTTAAGCCAGAATCTATTCCAGTTAATGTAAAGATCATTCTAATTGGAGATTATCAAACCTTTGATGCACTATATAGATATGATGAAGATTTTAAAAAGTTATTTAGAATTAAAGAAGAGTATTATCCAATAAAAGATATAAATGATGAAGTGATTTCTTTGGTAATTCAAGAAATAGATAGTATATCTAAAAAAGAAGAGGTAAATAAGCTTAAGCCGGAGGCAATTAAAGAAGTATTAAAATATTTATCTAGAATCATAGATAGTAAGAACAAAATGTATCATGAAAGCAATGAATTAAATAGAATTATAACACTAGCAGATGTTAGATCTAAAGCAGAAAATAGAGAATATATAGAAGATAGGGATATAAAAGAAGTATGTTATAAAGAAGACATGCTTGAAAAGAAAAATTTGAAAAGTTATAAGGAAAAAAACAGTTCATATCTTTAAAGGGAAGGCAAGTGGGCCAGGTAAATGGACTTTCTGTAATTGACGGTGAGTATTTTAAATTTGGAAAACCTATAAGAATTACTTGTTCCTGTTATAGTGGTAGTGGAAATGTTTTCGATGTTCAAAAGGAAAGTAATTTAAGTGGAAATATTCATGGAAAATCAGTAAACATTTTAAAGGGTTTTATAAGTAGTTTATTTGGTGGCTATGATGGATTACCTGTGGATTTTCATTTGAGTTTTGAGCAGCTATATGGGTATCTTGAGGGAGATAGCGCCTCTATTGCTGAAGTTGTGGCTATGATTTCTTCTTTGTCTAAAATTCCTATAAAGCAAAATATAGCGGTAACGGGTTCGATAGATCAGTTAGGAAGAGTTCAACCAATTGGTGGGGTAAATGAGAAAATAGAAGGATTTTTTAAAGTATGTAAAGAGTTAGATGAGATAAAGGATAAAGGGGTAATAATACCAGAATCTAACATGGATAATTTAGTTTTATGTTCTGATGTTGAAAAAGCTATATTAGAAGAAGAATTTTCTATATATACTGTAGAAAATATTTTCGATGTACTTCAAATTCTATTAGAAAAAGATGAAGAGGAAATTTCTTTCGTTATAGAA is part of the Haloimpatiens sp. FM7315 genome and harbors:
- a CDS encoding AAA family ATPase: MYRKLTPKEAIYDIDIEDINIRDNNVNKEYIEVLSAVRTALSINKEGYNIYIIDDCAKEKIEKLINYVQYIYKGKKGPKDICYVSDNNLKHPKVIFLYRGYGSLFKKLIEEVKELYLDITFDFYNNSVSKEKEEILDTLGEKRDEYIDELIDIAKDKGFYMKAIHNGFTFIPIKDGKEMTESEYDDLGDDNKKDILNKISDLKTMSKKILEELKVEEETESEKIKGILKDYYEEKVLGMKNKYRILLENNLEAINFLNDVCEGIEKDIIDNYTMNYDDDENNINTIIDSYKVNVLVDNTSNNSPVCIFEEDPSVYNLIGSIEYENRNGVYSTDVNLIRSGALLRANEGCLILRVSSLLTNASSYYYLKKTLLTGKIDFNYNRGYLELLSLSGLKPESIPVNVKIILIGDYQTFDALYRYDEDFKKLFRIKEEYYPIKDINDEVISLVIQEIDSISKKEEVNKLKPEAIKEVLKYLSRIIDSKNKMYHESNELNRIITLADVRSKAENREYIEDRDIKEVCYKEDMLEKKNLKSYKEKNSSYL
- a CDS encoding S16 family serine protease, whose protein sequence is MGQVNGLSVIDGEYFKFGKPIRITCSCYSGSGNVFDVQKESNLSGNIHGKSVNILKGFISSLFGGYDGLPVDFHLSFEQLYGYLEGDSASIAEVVAMISSLSKIPIKQNIAVTGSIDQLGRVQPIGGVNEKIEGFFKVCKELDEIKDKGVIIPESNMDNLVLCSDVEKAILEEEFSIYTVENIFDVLQILLEKDEEEISFVIEKEFKKYTKGKKTK